Proteins from one Dysgonomonas sp. HDW5A genomic window:
- a CDS encoding glycosyltransferase family 4 protein, producing the protein MPFKARRPTGGFRVMYEYANRLSDLGYDVHITYPLKTKYMEYRLPYIARFILSYIEGFRTSRWFDFRSNISMCYTNSINDKNVKDSDIVIATWWTTALEMGSLTEKKGRKINFIQGYENWIGHEDELHSSYDMEGVTNIVVASYLKDIVTKYTLNPTVLIPNAIDKEKYRILNPIKDRNSLTVCMLYSIQEIKGSTYGLEALSKVKEKCSELKVELFGICPAPENLPDWITFYRDPKDLSLIYNRNAIFISNSLTEGMALTPMEAMFCGCATILTDIQGHAEYAKDNDTSLLYSPKDSSQLVDKIMSLITNNDNRIFLAERGNHFIQQFSWDIAVEKMDRVIKELLHKKEV; encoded by the coding sequence ATGCCGTTCAAGGCTCGACGCCCCACAGGAGGGTTTAGGGTTATGTATGAATATGCAAACAGGTTATCAGATCTTGGTTATGATGTACACATTACTTACCCTCTGAAAACGAAGTATATGGAGTATCGCCTACCATATATTGCACGTTTTATATTATCTTATATAGAGGGATTTAGGACAAGTCGATGGTTTGACTTTAGGTCCAATATTTCGATGTGCTATACTAACTCAATCAATGATAAAAATGTCAAAGACTCGGATATTGTAATAGCTACCTGGTGGACTACTGCGTTAGAAATGGGTTCATTAACAGAAAAAAAAGGTCGGAAAATTAATTTTATACAAGGGTATGAAAATTGGATAGGGCATGAGGACGAACTTCATTCATCATATGATATGGAAGGGGTTACAAATATTGTAGTAGCTTCTTATCTGAAAGATATTGTTACAAAGTATACCCTTAATCCTACAGTTTTGATTCCCAATGCTATTGATAAAGAGAAGTATCGAATATTGAATCCAATAAAAGATCGAAACTCTTTAACCGTTTGTATGTTATACTCTATACAAGAGATTAAAGGTTCAACTTATGGACTTGAAGCTTTGTCTAAAGTAAAAGAGAAGTGTTCTGAATTAAAAGTTGAATTATTTGGTATATGCCCGGCTCCTGAAAATTTACCGGACTGGATTACTTTTTATCGTGATCCTAAGGATTTGAGCTTAATTTATAACAGAAATGCTATATTTATTTCAAATTCTCTGACCGAAGGTATGGCACTGACTCCTATGGAGGCTATGTTTTGCGGTTGTGCAACTATATTAACAGATATACAAGGGCATGCTGAATATGCTAAAGATAATGATACATCACTATTATATAGTCCAAAAGATTCAAGTCAATTGGTAGATAAAATAATGAGTTTAATAACTAATAATGACAATCGTATATTCTTGGCTGAAAGAGGAAATCATTTCATCCAACAGTTTTCTTG